The Fictibacillus arsenicus genome contains a region encoding:
- a CDS encoding aldehyde dehydrogenase, with translation MKAETLAQTVKVKNAKLFIDGEYVDALSGETFESINPATNEKLALVANGSEQDAKRAIQSAKTAYDSGVWSKMPVEERSDILCKMADLIMKNVDDLAMVETLDVGKPIKESRGFDIPRAASNFRFFAEMSKYMVSEHYDKHNIMSYAKYSPAGVTSLIIPWNLPFMQMTWKASAALASGNTVVVKPASYTPLSAVMFGDIANEAGLPPGVLNIITGPGSTMGAAMTTDPNVRRISFVGESNTGKTIMKNAAENLIPVSLELGGKSANIVFEDADLDEAVKGSIDAIYRNQGEICLAGSRLLLQESIYDEFLDKFVAAVKKIKVGDPTQEDTDMGALVSKSHLETVESYVDIGLKEGAKLACGGKRVKGFEAGNFYEPTVLYDVNNKWRVAQEEIFGPVLVVIPFKTEEDAIRIANDSQYGLAGVVWTNDIRRAQRVSAAVDSGLLWVNCWYIRDLRTPFGGSKASGIGREGGRHSFEFYSEAKTITMKL, from the coding sequence GTGAAAGCAGAAACCCTTGCACAGACGGTAAAAGTTAAAAATGCGAAACTGTTCATTGATGGAGAATACGTCGATGCACTTTCTGGTGAAACATTTGAATCCATTAACCCGGCAACTAATGAAAAACTGGCACTTGTAGCAAACGGCAGTGAGCAAGATGCGAAGCGGGCCATTCAATCGGCTAAAACAGCTTATGACAGCGGAGTGTGGAGCAAGATGCCGGTAGAAGAACGGTCAGATATTCTTTGCAAGATGGCCGATCTCATCATGAAGAATGTCGATGATCTGGCGATGGTCGAAACTCTTGACGTTGGAAAGCCAATTAAAGAAAGCCGGGGATTTGATATTCCCCGTGCTGCATCTAATTTCCGATTTTTTGCTGAGATGTCAAAATACATGGTAAGTGAGCATTATGACAAACACAACATTATGTCCTATGCCAAGTATAGTCCTGCAGGGGTTACGAGTCTGATCATCCCGTGGAATCTTCCTTTTATGCAGATGACATGGAAAGCTTCAGCGGCACTTGCTTCCGGAAATACAGTCGTTGTAAAACCAGCTTCGTACACGCCTCTTTCTGCCGTTATGTTTGGAGATATTGCGAATGAAGCAGGGCTCCCGCCAGGTGTTCTGAATATCATTACAGGTCCGGGAAGCACAATGGGAGCAGCGATGACCACTGATCCAAACGTCCGCCGCATCTCATTTGTCGGAGAATCAAACACAGGAAAAACAATTATGAAAAACGCCGCTGAAAATTTAATACCTGTATCGCTGGAGTTAGGCGGCAAGTCAGCAAATATCGTATTCGAAGATGCTGATTTAGACGAAGCGGTTAAAGGATCCATTGATGCCATCTACCGGAATCAAGGAGAAATATGCTTGGCAGGATCCAGATTGCTTCTGCAAGAAAGCATCTATGACGAGTTTTTGGACAAGTTTGTTGCAGCTGTTAAGAAGATTAAGGTTGGAGATCCAACCCAGGAAGATACCGATATGGGAGCGCTTGTATCGAAGAGTCACCTTGAAACGGTTGAAAGCTATGTAGATATTGGGTTAAAAGAAGGTGCAAAGCTCGCGTGCGGAGGTAAGCGAGTTAAAGGATTCGAAGCAGGGAACTTCTATGAACCTACCGTTCTGTATGATGTGAACAATAAGTGGCGTGTGGCACAGGAAGAAATCTTCGGACCGGTGCTTGTCGTCATTCCATTTAAAACGGAGGAAGATGCGATCCGAATCGCAAACGATTCACAGTATGGTTTGGCAGGAGTTGTCTGGACAAACGATATCCGCAGAGCACAGCGAGTTTCAGCCGCTGTAGATTCAGGTTTGCTCTGGGTAAACTGCTGGTACATACGTGATCTTCGCACACCATTTGGCGGTTCAAAAGCGAGCGGAATCGGACGTGAAGGCGGGAGACACAGCTTCGAGTTTTATTCAGAAGCGAAAACAATAACGATGAAACTTTAG
- a CDS encoding 2-keto-4-pentenoate hydratase: protein MQQQIISKLTAELMEAEEKLVPVKPLSVRYPELSVKDSYEIQLEWVQKKLEEGRVVIGKKVGLTSKAMQNMLGVNEPDYGHLLDHMKVTTGSVLSRKDFIKPKVEAEIGFILKEDLSGPNVTYVDVLMATEALVPTLEIIDSRIEDWKIQLVDTVADNGSSARAVIGEPFYEIEQIDLRTLSMTLIKNGEVTATGSGAAALGHPAHAIAWLANKLADYNISLKAGELILPGALSAAIDVDSGDEITAAFGKLGSVTISFRD, encoded by the coding sequence ATGCAACAACAAATCATTTCTAAGTTAACAGCAGAACTAATGGAAGCAGAAGAAAAGTTGGTCCCTGTTAAGCCGTTATCTGTACGATATCCTGAACTGTCCGTCAAAGACTCTTATGAAATTCAGCTGGAATGGGTTCAGAAGAAGCTGGAAGAAGGACGTGTGGTAATCGGGAAAAAGGTTGGTCTGACGAGTAAGGCAATGCAGAACATGCTCGGTGTCAATGAACCAGATTATGGTCACCTTCTTGATCATATGAAAGTTACGACTGGCAGTGTGCTTTCCAGAAAAGATTTTATTAAACCAAAAGTGGAAGCTGAGATTGGTTTTATTTTAAAAGAAGATCTGAGCGGCCCGAATGTAACGTATGTCGATGTTCTGATGGCAACTGAAGCGTTAGTTCCTACGTTAGAAATCATAGACAGCAGAATAGAAGATTGGAAGATTCAGCTTGTGGATACGGTTGCCGATAACGGTTCATCAGCAAGAGCCGTTATAGGTGAACCATTTTATGAGATTGAGCAAATAGATCTTCGTACATTAAGCATGACACTCATAAAAAATGGGGAAGTAACCGCGACAGGATCAGGGGCTGCAGCTCTTGGACATCCGGCACATGCGATTGCATGGCTTGCTAACAAACTAGCAGACTACAATATATCTTTAAAAGCAGGAGAACTCATTCTTCCAGGTGCCTTGTCTGCTGCAATCGATGTAGATTCAGGTGATGAAATAACCGCAGCTTTCGGAAAGCTAGGTTCAGTAACCATCTCGTTTCGTGACTAA
- a CDS encoding acetaldehyde dehydrogenase (acetylating), translated as MKKIKAAIIGSGNIGTDLMYKLQKSDSLELTAMIGIDPESDGLRRANSAGYRVFTNGIDDFIERPDLADIVFDATSAKAHLRHADILKDMGKTVIDLTPAAVGPFVCPPVNLGDHMESCNINMITCGGQATIPVVHAINEAADVTYGEIVATISSLSAGPGTRANIDEFTITTRRGIEEVGGADQGKAIIILNPADPPILMRATIYCEVKTLDEEKIRQSIAEMEKKVKSYVPGYRLKQEPLFDGSCVTVFVEVEGAGDYFPKYAGNLDIMTAAAKQAGEMVAKHLLGHEKHLNKAVATHETK; from the coding sequence GTGAAGAAGATTAAAGCAGCTATAATCGGATCGGGTAACATTGGCACTGATCTTATGTATAAGCTTCAAAAAAGTGATTCTCTGGAACTTACAGCAATGATCGGCATTGATCCTGAGTCTGATGGTCTAAGACGTGCAAACTCTGCAGGTTATCGAGTATTCACGAATGGGATCGATGATTTTATTGAAAGACCGGATCTTGCTGACATCGTGTTTGATGCCACTTCTGCTAAAGCGCATTTAAGACATGCTGACATTTTAAAAGATATGGGGAAGACAGTGATCGATCTTACTCCGGCTGCTGTCGGTCCGTTTGTATGTCCACCCGTTAACTTAGGAGATCATATGGAATCATGTAATATCAATATGATCACGTGCGGAGGACAGGCTACGATTCCGGTCGTGCATGCGATAAACGAAGCAGCTGATGTAACGTACGGTGAAATTGTTGCGACGATTTCATCATTAAGCGCGGGTCCTGGAACTCGTGCGAATATTGATGAATTCACCATCACAACGCGGCGGGGAATTGAAGAAGTCGGCGGTGCAGATCAAGGAAAAGCGATTATTATCTTAAACCCTGCAGACCCTCCAATTTTGATGAGGGCAACCATTTACTGTGAAGTGAAGACTCTGGATGAAGAAAAAATCAGACAGTCAATCGCTGAAATGGAGAAAAAGGTTAAGAGTTATGTACCAGGTTACCGCTTAAAACAGGAACCATTATTTGACGGGAGCTGTGTAACTGTTTTTGTTGAGGTAGAAGGAGCTGGAGATTATTTTCCAAAATACGCAGGCAATCTGGATATCATGACAGCTGCTGCAAAACAAGCTGGAGAAATGGTAGCTAAGCACCTGCTTGGCCATGAGAAACATTTGAACAAGGCGGTGGCAACTCATGAAACGAAATAG
- the dmpG gene encoding 4-hydroxy-2-oxovalerate aldolase, with amino-acid sequence MKRNSSLPLKFTEVSLRDGSHVMAHQFTEKQVFDAAKALDEAGMHYIEVSHGDGLGGSTLQYGRSLTDEMKLIETAVGACQQAKVAVLLLPGIGTVSELKQANKLGASLVRVATHVTEADVSAQHIHMARELGMEVMGFLMMAHSAPAEKLIEQAKLMESYGAQGVYVTDSAGALLPHEVKERISALRNSLDIEVGFHAHNNLSVAVANTLVAIEEGATRIDGSVRCLGAGAGNTQTEVLLAVLDRMGIETGIDLYKMMDLAEDVIGPMLPGSQEIRKGSLAMGYAGVYSSFLLHAERAGKRFGLDPRDILIELGKRKAVGGQEDLIIEVAAELAKKSKLEV; translated from the coding sequence ATGAAACGAAATAGTTCTTTGCCGCTGAAATTTACAGAGGTATCCCTTCGTGACGGCAGTCATGTGATGGCCCACCAGTTCACGGAAAAACAAGTGTTTGATGCAGCTAAAGCTCTTGATGAAGCTGGAATGCATTATATCGAAGTGAGCCATGGTGACGGGCTAGGCGGATCAACGCTTCAGTATGGCCGGTCTCTAACTGATGAGATGAAACTGATCGAAACTGCGGTTGGTGCTTGCCAACAGGCTAAAGTGGCAGTGCTTCTTCTTCCGGGCATCGGTACAGTCTCAGAGTTAAAGCAAGCAAATAAATTAGGTGCCAGTCTCGTCAGAGTGGCTACTCATGTTACTGAGGCTGATGTTTCCGCTCAGCATATCCACATGGCACGGGAACTTGGCATGGAAGTAATGGGCTTTTTGATGATGGCGCATTCTGCTCCGGCAGAAAAACTGATCGAACAAGCAAAACTCATGGAGTCTTATGGTGCACAAGGTGTGTATGTAACGGACTCGGCAGGAGCCTTGCTTCCTCATGAAGTGAAGGAGCGGATATCTGCGTTAAGAAACTCACTTGATATTGAAGTCGGATTCCACGCACACAACAATTTATCTGTTGCTGTGGCTAACACTTTAGTGGCAATCGAAGAAGGTGCGACCCGGATCGATGGAAGTGTTCGCTGTCTTGGAGCAGGTGCAGGGAATACTCAGACGGAAGTGCTGCTTGCAGTGCTGGACAGAATGGGGATTGAGACAGGAATTGATTTATATAAAATGATGGATTTAGCTGAGGATGTGATCGGACCGATGCTTCCGGGATCGCAGGAAATCCGGAAAGGCAGTCTCGCGATGGGGTATGCAGGCGTTTATTCTAGCTTTTTGCTGCATGCTGAACGAGCGGGTAAACGATTTGGTTTAGACCCAAGAGATATTTTAATAGAATTAGGTAAACGAAAAGCGGTAGGCGGACAAGAAGATCTCATTATTGAAGTTGCTGCTGAATTAGCAAAGAAATCGAAACTGGAGGTGTAA
- a CDS encoding 2-keto-4-pentenoate hydratase encodes MTVTNRSDIEVVDYLLRAESDVKEVVKITDQYPELSIDEAYDLQKKLIERRMEKTKTKRLGIKLGLTSKAKQEMMGVHEAIYGYLLSDMLAFEWEPLQQHRLIHPKAEPEIAFIMSEDLMGEHVTADDVMKAVKYVVAAIEVIDSRYKDFRFTLPDVVADNCSSAKLILGSKMVKPEELDLASIGMVMSKNGEMVATGAGSAVLGHPAEAVAWAVQKLAKRGEGLKKGDIVLSGALSEAVAFDMDDTIIAQFDGLGSVTLSSRYVK; translated from the coding sequence ATGACAGTAACGAACAGGTCTGATATTGAAGTGGTCGATTATCTTTTGCGAGCGGAAAGCGACGTGAAAGAAGTAGTGAAAATAACCGATCAGTACCCTGAACTGTCTATTGATGAAGCGTATGATCTGCAAAAGAAGCTGATTGAAAGACGAATGGAGAAAACGAAAACAAAACGGCTCGGAATCAAACTTGGTCTGACGAGTAAGGCGAAGCAGGAGATGATGGGTGTTCATGAGGCGATTTATGGATATCTTTTAAGTGACATGCTTGCTTTCGAGTGGGAACCGCTTCAGCAGCACAGACTGATTCATCCAAAAGCAGAACCAGAGATTGCATTTATTATGAGTGAAGATTTGATGGGGGAACATGTAACGGCAGATGATGTGATGAAAGCTGTAAAGTATGTTGTAGCAGCTATTGAAGTGATCGACAGCCGTTATAAGGATTTCCGCTTTACACTTCCAGATGTCGTAGCAGATAATTGTTCATCTGCGAAACTGATCCTAGGCAGCAAGATGGTTAAGCCGGAGGAGCTGGATTTGGCAAGCATCGGAATGGTTATGAGTAAAAATGGCGAAATGGTTGCAACAGGTGCGGGATCAGCCGTTCTTGGCCATCCGGCAGAAGCAGTTGCATGGGCGGTGCAAAAGCTTGCTAAGCGAGGCGAAGGATTGAAAAAAGGTGATATCGTACTTAGCGGAGCATTATCAGAAGCCGTTGCTTTTGATATGGATGACACAATCATTGCTCAATTTGATGGATTAGGTTCTGTCACGCTTTCGTCCAGATATGTAAAGTAG
- a CDS encoding 4-oxalocrotonate tautomerase, whose translation MPIIHVHVIKGRTDEQLSELMESLTNAAAESLDVKKEQVRVLIQEVPNKHWGVGGKPKQN comes from the coding sequence GTGCCGATTATTCACGTACATGTTATAAAAGGCAGAACAGATGAGCAGCTGAGTGAGCTGATGGAAAGCTTAACTAATGCAGCGGCGGAAAGTTTAGACGTGAAAAAAGAGCAAGTACGCGTACTGATTCAGGAGGTTCCGAATAAACACTGGGGAGTAGGCGGAAAACCAAAGCAAAATTGA
- a CDS encoding manganese catalase family protein, producing MIKRFNRLAIELPTPTNPDANAAAAVQELLGGRFGEMSTLNNYMYQSFNFRKRGKLKPFFDLVSSITAEEFGHVELVSHTINLMIYGTTQPGDVNSAPMAAATDKRNTQHFIATAQTSFPFDSMGKAWNGDYVFSSGNLLLDLLHNFFLECGARTHKMRVYEMTSNPVAREMIGYLLVRGGVHVLAYAKAIEMVTGVDIKKMLPVPDLENAAFETTRKFEAEGVHRKLYTFSDTDYRDIALIWAGEHPLGGQLETIIGAPEGAPMPELRSISEEFAPGISQEDFYQIYERLKKNAGIT from the coding sequence ATGATTAAGCGTTTTAATAGACTGGCTATCGAATTGCCGACGCCTACCAACCCTGATGCAAATGCTGCGGCAGCTGTTCAGGAGCTATTAGGCGGTCGATTCGGAGAGATGTCTACGCTCAATAACTATATGTATCAATCGTTTAATTTTAGAAAAAGGGGAAAGCTTAAGCCGTTCTTTGATCTCGTTTCAAGTATTACTGCAGAAGAATTTGGCCATGTTGAACTCGTTTCCCATACGATTAATCTGATGATTTACGGTACAACGCAGCCGGGTGATGTGAATTCGGCACCGATGGCGGCAGCTACTGACAAAAGAAACACGCAGCATTTTATTGCAACCGCACAAACTTCATTTCCGTTTGATTCGATGGGGAAAGCATGGAATGGAGATTATGTGTTCAGCAGCGGCAACTTATTGCTGGATCTGCTTCATAACTTTTTCTTGGAATGCGGGGCGCGGACTCACAAAATGAGAGTATATGAAATGACCAGCAACCCGGTAGCACGTGAAATGATTGGCTATCTGCTCGTTCGCGGCGGCGTTCACGTTCTTGCTTATGCAAAAGCGATTGAAATGGTAACAGGTGTAGATATCAAGAAAATGCTGCCTGTTCCGGATCTTGAAAACGCAGCATTTGAAACGACAAGAAAGTTTGAGGCGGAAGGTGTCCACCGGAAACTTTATACGTTCAGTGATACGGATTATCGGGATATTGCCTTGATCTGGGCAGGCGAGCATCCGCTTGGGGGACAGCTGGAAACCATAATCGGTGCTCCAGAAGGTGCTCCAATGCCTGAATTAAGATCAATATCAGAAGAGTTTGCACCAGGTATCTCGCAGGAAGATTTTTATCAAATCTATGAACGGTTAAAGAAAAATGCAGGAATTACCTAA
- a CDS encoding sensor histidine kinase, which produces MTYRQIKWLILLIPTISVGLWEYVRHTVLLPYISMNVGNWLSAIIVFLVTLYFLNILFGRLERMVQELQKERAEKAVLEEREKIAKELHDGIAQSLFFLSVQVNKLGNEVTDTEKYNKLKKTLQHIHEDTRSAIQNLRSVPAESDITWTRSLNAFFDEMESQHDLTIHRDWQLTDEDLTSKEKVELFACVREAIVNVIKHAGTYEVWVEAKPMTTGWTCTVLDNGSGFDQNQNTDGYGLKIIQDRASSLDWKLTIESQSGKTFISIQKEETA; this is translated from the coding sequence ATGACATATCGACAAATTAAATGGCTGATTCTATTGATTCCAACGATCTCTGTCGGGTTGTGGGAATATGTCCGGCATACGGTGCTGCTGCCTTATATATCTATGAATGTGGGAAACTGGCTGTCTGCCATTATCGTATTTCTTGTTACGTTATATTTTTTAAATATCCTGTTTGGCCGCTTGGAGCGAATGGTGCAGGAATTGCAAAAAGAACGTGCTGAAAAAGCAGTGCTGGAAGAACGCGAAAAAATCGCTAAAGAACTGCATGATGGGATCGCACAGTCACTCTTTTTCCTATCCGTTCAAGTCAACAAACTAGGAAATGAAGTAACAGATACTGAAAAATATAACAAACTAAAAAAGACACTGCAGCACATACATGAAGATACGAGGAGTGCCATTCAAAACCTTCGAAGTGTGCCTGCTGAATCAGATATTACGTGGACCAGATCTTTAAATGCTTTTTTTGATGAGATGGAAAGTCAGCATGATCTTACAATACATCGAGATTGGCAGCTGACTGATGAGGATCTTACTTCGAAAGAAAAGGTTGAATTGTTTGCATGTGTTAGAGAAGCGATTGTTAATGTTATCAAACATGCCGGAACATATGAAGTATGGGTGGAAGCAAAACCAATGACAACCGGGTGGACATGTACAGTTTTGGATAATGGGTCGGGATTTGATCAGAACCAAAATACGGATGGATATGGTTTGAAAATCATTCAGGATAGGGCATCTTCCCTGGATTGGAAGTTAACGATAGAAAGCCAAAGCGGAAAGACTTTTATTTCGATTCAAAAGGAGGAAACGGCATGA
- a CDS encoding response regulator has translation MTQPIRLLIVDDHLLAREGVKEILEDQKEFVIVGEAANGIQAIQKTEELLPDLVLMDISMPKMNGFDATKEIKSKFPNVKIVMMTVSYDITDWFEALKRGAQGYLLKNLNTEDMLNGLKAYSMDEIPMSKEMAFRIWKEFKKDGQAEQTLSVREQEVLQLVAKGSSNKEISKQLSISENTVKTHMKNILGKLHLENRVQLASYAYDNGIV, from the coding sequence ATGACACAGCCTATCCGGTTATTGATTGTGGATGACCACTTGCTTGCGCGTGAAGGAGTTAAAGAAATTCTAGAAGATCAAAAAGAATTCGTGATTGTTGGGGAAGCAGCGAACGGTATTCAGGCGATCCAAAAAACGGAAGAGCTGTTGCCGGACCTAGTTCTTATGGATATTTCCATGCCGAAGATGAATGGGTTTGATGCGACAAAAGAAATCAAAAGTAAATTTCCAAATGTGAAGATTGTAATGATGACCGTGTCTTATGATATTACGGATTGGTTTGAAGCCTTAAAGCGCGGTGCTCAAGGGTATCTCCTTAAAAATTTGAATACGGAAGATATGCTCAATGGATTAAAAGCTTACTCTATGGATGAAATTCCAATGTCGAAAGAGATGGCATTCCGCATATGGAAAGAATTCAAAAAAGATGGACAAGCAGAACAAACCCTTTCTGTTAGAGAGCAGGAAGTGCTGCAGCTAGTCGCAAAAGGAAGTTCCAACAAGGAAATCTCTAAACAGCTCAGTATTTCAGAGAATACAGTAAAAACACATATGAAGAATATTCTTGGAAAGCTTCATTTGGAAAACCGTGTGCAGCTTGCAAGTTATGCTTACGATAATGGAATCGTTTGA
- a CDS encoding PepSY-associated TM helix domain-containing protein, whose translation MQSAAKQLPVKNENKARGTNSLYQTFWRWHFYGGIIFAPFLIVLSISGALYLYQSEIETMIYKDKLIVQQGDKTLPLSEQVDEVNREYPEAEIGSVRLPKEDNRATLVKISENEVVTQVYVDPYTAKITGTILDEKHFKNVAAKLHSEWIVGGTFVNRLVELAACWTIIILVTGLYIWWPRNKLSLTGTIVPRFKKNGHVFWRDLHAVTAFWLSFMILILIVTGLPWSGVMGEQINKLATSAKAGYPTYAWTAPKAEKTTNEIAEDIPWATENNPAPTSEPADGKLSLDQIMYLAQENNIQKPYTISSPIGEDGVFTVASSRDKPENEATVYFNQYNGDIVEDVRFSDYGWMAKTISIGIALHEGHYFGLANQLLGTIAALGLVAIVIFSLIMWKKRKPAGKLGVPKKSDKKLRPWLIVIMIITGIVMPLAGISFITVFVFDRFIIPRVNPLQEWLS comes from the coding sequence ATGCAATCAGCGGCTAAACAATTGCCAGTTAAAAATGAAAATAAAGCAAGGGGAACGAATAGTCTTTACCAGACATTCTGGAGATGGCATTTTTATGGCGGAATTATTTTTGCCCCATTTTTAATTGTATTATCAATAAGCGGTGCTCTTTATTTGTATCAATCTGAGATCGAAACAATGATTTACAAAGACAAGCTAATTGTCCAGCAGGGAGATAAAACCTTGCCGCTTTCAGAACAAGTTGATGAGGTAAATAGGGAATATCCGGAAGCTGAAATCGGTTCTGTTCGTTTGCCGAAGGAAGATAATAGGGCGACTCTAGTTAAGATAAGCGAGAATGAAGTGGTGACTCAAGTATATGTGGATCCATATACAGCGAAAATTACAGGTACAATATTGGATGAAAAGCATTTTAAGAATGTGGCTGCAAAACTTCATAGTGAATGGATTGTAGGCGGGACGTTTGTTAATCGTTTAGTCGAACTGGCAGCTTGCTGGACGATTATCATTTTAGTGACAGGTCTGTATATTTGGTGGCCGAGAAACAAATTGTCACTCACGGGTACGATTGTTCCAAGATTTAAAAAGAATGGGCATGTTTTTTGGCGTGATCTGCATGCAGTAACTGCATTTTGGCTGTCATTCATGATTTTAATCTTAATTGTTACAGGATTGCCATGGTCAGGTGTTATGGGTGAGCAGATCAACAAACTTGCCACTTCTGCTAAAGCTGGTTATCCGACCTATGCATGGACTGCACCTAAGGCTGAAAAAACAACGAATGAAATCGCAGAAGATATCCCTTGGGCAACTGAAAATAATCCTGCTCCAACATCAGAGCCAGCAGACGGAAAACTTTCACTTGATCAAATTATGTATCTTGCTCAAGAGAACAATATTCAAAAACCGTATACGATCTCTTCGCCTATAGGAGAAGACGGTGTTTTTACAGTAGCATCTTCAAGAGATAAGCCGGAAAATGAAGCGACGGTTTATTTTAACCAGTACAATGGCGATATTGTAGAGGATGTTAGATTCAGTGATTATGGATGGATGGCTAAAACGATTTCGATTGGAATTGCGCTGCATGAAGGTCATTATTTTGGACTAGCTAATCAGCTTTTAGGTACAATTGCTGCACTTGGACTAGTCGCGATCGTAATCTTTTCACTGATCATGTGGAAAAAGAGAAAGCCTGCAGGAAAATTAGGTGTACCGAAAAAATCCGATAAAAAGTTGCGACCATGGCTAATTGTAATCATGATTATAACCGGTATTGTGATGCCGCTTGCGGGAATTTCCTTTATTACTGTGTTCGTTTTCGATCGATTTATTATCCCAAGAGTGAATCCGCTTCAAGAATGGCTATCGTAA
- a CDS encoding SCO family protein has protein sequence MKKIMMILSLVFVMTALSACGGSGGSHDEHKDHKQHENNSEESSQSLDWDVQSFSFKDQNDEAFGSEDLKGKVWMADFIFTNCETVCPPMTAHMAKLQQMAKEENVNVDFVSFSIDPKRDDAEARTKFGENYDADFSSWHFVGGYSQEEIEKFAKESFKTPVTADPKSDQFIHATSFFLVDQNGKVVSRYDGVENTPYEQIIKDIKKLSEK, from the coding sequence ATGAAAAAAATTATGATGATTTTAAGTTTAGTTTTTGTGATGACTGCATTATCAGCATGTGGTGGTTCAGGCGGATCACATGATGAGCATAAAGATCACAAACAACACGAAAATAACAGTGAAGAATCGTCTCAGTCATTAGACTGGGACGTTCAGTCGTTTTCTTTTAAAGATCAAAATGACGAAGCGTTTGGAAGTGAAGATTTAAAAGGGAAAGTATGGATGGCAGACTTTATATTTACCAATTGTGAGACTGTATGTCCGCCGATGACGGCTCATATGGCGAAACTTCAGCAGATGGCAAAAGAGGAAAATGTTAATGTGGATTTTGTCTCTTTCTCTATCGATCCAAAGCGTGATGATGCAGAAGCAAGAACAAAATTCGGAGAGAACTATGATGCCGATTTTTCAAGCTGGCATTTCGTAGGAGGGTACAGTCAGGAAGAAATCGAGAAGTTTGCAAAAGAATCGTTCAAAACACCAGTTACGGCTGACCCTAAATCAGATCAGTTCATACATGCCACATCTTTCTTTTTAGTCGATCAGAACGGAAAAGTTGTATCCAGATATGACGGTGTGGAAAATACTCCTTATGAACAGATCATAAAGGACATAAAGAAACTATCGGAAAAATAA
- a CDS encoding DUF3817 domain-containing protein — translation MNPIKMLKTIGFLEGWSFLILLFIAMPLKYFMDQPMAVTIVGALHGLLFVLYVLAILYVWNVKKWPFMRAFLAGLSSVVPFGPFIFDRKFLRD, via the coding sequence ATGAACCCAATTAAAATGCTGAAAACAATTGGATTTTTAGAAGGCTGGTCATTCCTTATCCTTCTATTTATCGCAATGCCTTTAAAGTATTTTATGGATCAGCCGATGGCAGTAACGATTGTCGGTGCACTGCATGGTCTGCTGTTTGTCCTTTATGTCTTAGCCATTCTTTATGTGTGGAACGTTAAAAAGTGGCCGTTCATGAGAGCGTTTCTTGCTGGACTTTCATCTGTAGTGCCGTTCGGTCCTTTTATATTTGACCGTAAATTTTTAAGAGATTAA